The proteins below are encoded in one region of Ricinus communis isolate WT05 ecotype wild-type chromosome 6, ASM1957865v1, whole genome shotgun sequence:
- the LOC8266886 gene encoding auxin-responsive protein SAUR68, translating into MISTKKLLKLARKWQKMAAIRRKQIPLPKTITRIDTSSCSVPAKAEKGCFVVYSADQQQFLLPLEYLNNEIVRELFDMAEEVFGLPSNGPLTLPCDAELMEYAISLIKQKVTRDIEQALLTSIASSCSSSFHLQHQATIHHLPICSF; encoded by the coding sequence ATGATCAGCACCAAGAAGCTCCTCAAATTGGCAAGAAAATGGCAAAAGATGGCTGCTATCAGGAGAAAACAGATCCCTTTGCCAAAAACCATCACACGAATTGATACAAGCAGTTGCAGCGTACCTGCAAAAGCTGAGAAAGGTTGTTTTGTTGTGTACTCTGCAGATCAGCAACAATTTCTGCTACCTTTAGAGTATCTTAACAATGAAATAGTAAGAGAGCTATTCGACATGGCAGAAGAAGTGTTCGGTTTGCCTAGCAATGGACCTCTCACATTACCGTGCGATGCAGAGCTTATGGAATATGCAATTTCTTTGATCAAACAGAAGGTTACTAGAGACATCGAACAAGCATTGCTGACCTCCATAGCTAGCAGTTGTTCATCATCTTTCCATCTCCAACATCAAGCAACAATCCACCATTTACCAATTTGTAGCTTCTGA
- the LOC8266887 gene encoding auxin-responsive protein SAUR68: protein MISAKKLLKLAKKWQKLAAIRRKRITLPNTITSIDTSSCTTSTKAEKGCFAVYSADQKRFLLPVEYLNNEIIKQLFDMAEEEFGLPSKGPLTLPCDGELMKYAISLIKQKVTREVEQALLTSIASSCSSSFHLQHQAAIRELPICSF, encoded by the coding sequence ATGATCAGTGCCAAGAAGCTCCTGAAATTGGCAAAGAAATGGCAGAAGTTGGCTGCTATCAGGAGAAAACGAATCACATTACCAAACACCATCACAAGTATTGATACTAGCAGTTGCACCACATCTACAAAAGCTGAGAAAGGTTGCTTTGCTGTGTACTCTGCAGATCAGAAACGGTTTCTTCTTCCTGTGGAATATCTTAACaatgaaataatcaaacaGCTATTCGACATGGCAGAGGAAGAGTTTGGATTGCCTAGTAAGGGACCTCTCACATTACCATGCGACGGAGAGCTTATGAAATATGCAATTTCTTTGATCAAACAGAAGGTTACCAGAGAAGTAGAACAAGCGTTGCTGACCTCCATTGCTAGCAGTTGTTCGTCATCTTTCCATCTCCAACATCAAGCAGCGATCCGTGAATTACCAATTTGTAGCTTCTGA